Proteins encoded in a region of the Tumebacillus sp. BK434 genome:
- a CDS encoding rhodanese-related sulfurtransferase — MTEQQAQQPYRVLLFYKYVHIDNPEEFAAEHLAWCKENGLRGRVLIAKEGINGTVSGTVAQAEAYMKQLTSDPRLADVEFKIDPAEHHVFRKMFVRARKEIVTWRLEDDVDPSQVTGRHLKPQEWREALQQDDVIIIDGRNDYEYDIGHFKGALRPEVKTTKEFPEWVRQNLSEHKDKKILMYCTGGIRCEKFSGFMLQEGFQDVNQLEGGIIKYSKDPEVQGDLFDGKCYVFDERISVPINQKEDKVIATCHHCGKPEDRYVNCANPFCHLQHVCCEECETKFRRSCSDECREHPANRYDLDNEILKQREEEYRLEKEQALQNNR; from the coding sequence ATGACCGAACAACAAGCACAACAACCTTATCGAGTCCTGCTCTTTTATAAATACGTCCATATCGACAACCCGGAGGAGTTCGCAGCTGAACACCTCGCCTGGTGCAAAGAGAACGGATTGCGCGGCCGCGTGCTGATCGCGAAGGAAGGCATCAACGGCACGGTGTCCGGCACCGTGGCGCAAGCGGAAGCCTATATGAAACAACTGACCAGCGACCCGCGCCTTGCGGATGTCGAGTTCAAGATCGACCCGGCCGAGCATCATGTGTTCCGCAAGATGTTTGTGCGCGCCCGCAAGGAGATCGTGACCTGGCGCCTCGAGGATGACGTCGATCCGAGTCAGGTGACCGGACGCCACTTGAAACCGCAGGAATGGCGCGAGGCGCTGCAGCAGGACGATGTGATCATCATCGACGGCCGCAACGACTACGAGTATGACATCGGCCATTTCAAAGGCGCGCTGCGCCCGGAAGTGAAGACGACCAAGGAGTTCCCGGAGTGGGTGCGCCAGAACCTGTCGGAGCACAAGGACAAGAAGATCCTGATGTACTGCACCGGCGGCATCCGCTGCGAGAAATTCTCCGGCTTCATGCTGCAGGAAGGCTTCCAAGACGTCAACCAGCTCGAAGGCGGGATCATCAAATACTCCAAAGATCCGGAAGTTCAAGGCGACCTCTTTGATGGCAAATGCTATGTGTTTGACGAGCGCATCTCCGTGCCGATCAACCAGAAAGAAGACAAAGTGATCGCTACCTGCCACCACTGCGGCAAACCGGAAGACCGCTATGTGAACTGCGCCAACCCGTTCTGCCACCTCCAGCACGTCTGCTGCGAGGAGTGCGAGACGAAATTCCGCCGCTCCTGCTCCGACGAATGCCGCGAGCATCCGGCGAACCGCTATGACCTCGACAATGAGATTCTCAAACAGCGCGAAGAAGAGTATCGCCTGGAGAAAGAGCAGGCGCTGCAAAACAATCGATAA
- a CDS encoding MFS transporter, with amino-acid sequence MFAALRAYPRIIWLMSFGVVVSSVGESFFWPLTTTYVHQALGQTLAMAGVVLLLQYTACLVGNLAGGMLFDRWSGRKTMILAVVASIVLLILMGSTTNFYLYMALQTLLGFCNGIYWPIQRAVALAVWPEGGRRAVNLIYVANNLGVAVGAASGGLLASLSFSYAFWGNALTYVCFLFLFMAVVKSHHLQQAQQPRKDTAADPVQAGPERVPVQVWVTLGMLVLGLTILVVAYIQWQTTIPAYIQLLGFSMPAYSFLWTVNGFVIVAMQPVLAWAIKRFALSLHAQIVIGALWFVLAMLLVTCSVSYGALVVGMMILTVGEMLVWPGVPSLASELAVRGREGLFQGIAMSGQSIGRMIGPLLGAFLYEQLAPGGLLLSMTALCGVAVLCFTLHKKTRRPKPNNFGLSA; translated from the coding sequence ATGTTCGCTGCTTTGCGGGCTTACCCGCGCATCATCTGGCTGATGTCGTTTGGCGTGGTCGTGTCGTCGGTCGGGGAATCGTTCTTCTGGCCTTTGACGACGACGTACGTGCATCAGGCGCTCGGACAGACGCTGGCGATGGCCGGCGTCGTGCTGTTGCTTCAATATACGGCTTGCCTGGTTGGGAATCTGGCCGGCGGCATGCTGTTCGACCGCTGGAGCGGGCGCAAGACGATGATCCTCGCCGTGGTCGCGTCCATCGTGCTGCTGATCCTGATGGGCTCGACGACCAACTTTTATCTGTACATGGCGCTGCAGACTCTCCTGGGCTTCTGCAACGGCATCTACTGGCCGATCCAGCGTGCCGTCGCCTTGGCCGTCTGGCCGGAGGGCGGACGCCGTGCCGTCAATCTTATATACGTGGCAAACAACCTCGGGGTTGCAGTCGGAGCGGCGTCCGGCGGACTTTTAGCATCGCTTTCGTTCTCCTACGCCTTCTGGGGCAACGCTTTGACCTATGTCTGCTTCCTGTTCCTGTTCATGGCGGTCGTGAAGAGTCACCACCTGCAGCAGGCACAACAGCCGCGCAAGGACACAGCGGCCGACCCGGTACAAGCCGGTCCGGAGCGGGTACCGGTGCAGGTCTGGGTGACGCTTGGCATGCTCGTCCTCGGCCTGACCATTCTCGTCGTCGCTTACATTCAATGGCAGACCACGATTCCTGCGTACATCCAGCTCTTAGGTTTCTCGATGCCGGCTTACAGTTTTTTGTGGACGGTCAACGGCTTTGTGATCGTTGCGATGCAGCCGGTGCTGGCCTGGGCGATCAAGCGGTTCGCGTTGAGCCTGCACGCGCAGATCGTCATCGGCGCCTTGTGGTTCGTGCTGGCGATGCTGCTCGTCACCTGCTCCGTCTCCTACGGCGCGCTGGTCGTCGGCATGATGATCCTGACGGTCGGCGAAATGCTGGTCTGGCCGGGCGTCCCGTCCCTGGCCAGCGAGCTCGCTGTGCGCGGGCGGGAAGGGCTGTTCCAAGGCATCGCGATGAGCGGCCAGTCGATCGGCCGGATGATCGGGCCGCTGCTCGGCGCGTTTCTCTACGAGCAGTTGGCGCCCGGCGGACTGCTGCTCTCGATGACCGCCCTTTGCGGCGTCGCGGTGCTCTGCTTCACCCTGCACAAGAAAACGCGCCGTCCCAAGCCAAACAACTTCGGCCTCTCCGCATGA
- a CDS encoding DUF3231 family protein, producing MADIMEAVANALKALIDDDPKPPLHVLEVGNCWAYLAYLGDALSVSQQALNMTSDEDLSSAIHEELELVEIQKSKLQAFMIDEGIPLPPMLEQVPKCRQEDIPPGVKQTDYEIANALSLKIAFSIIACAKAISEAVRVDFGIMFTQFLGQKIVYGTTLRAVMKQRGWLKVPPAYNPPGRPQD from the coding sequence ATGGCTGACATCATGGAAGCTGTCGCAAATGCGCTGAAAGCCCTGATCGATGACGACCCCAAACCGCCCTTGCACGTGCTGGAAGTCGGCAATTGCTGGGCCTATCTGGCCTATCTCGGCGATGCGCTCAGCGTCTCGCAGCAGGCGTTAAATATGACGAGTGACGAAGACCTCAGCAGCGCGATCCATGAAGAGCTGGAACTGGTCGAGATCCAGAAAAGCAAACTGCAAGCCTTTATGATCGACGAAGGTATTCCGCTGCCTCCGATGCTGGAACAAGTGCCGAAGTGCCGCCAGGAAGACATCCCGCCCGGCGTCAAACAGACCGACTATGAGATCGCCAACGCCTTGTCGCTGAAGATCGCCTTCTCGATCATCGCCTGTGCCAAAGCGATCTCCGAAGCGGTGCGCGTCGACTTCGGCATCATGTTCACCCAGTTTCTCGGGCAAAAGATCGTCTACGGCACCACCCTGCGCGCCGTGATGAAACAGCGCGGCTGGCTGAAAGTGCCGCCCGCCTACAATCCGCCCGGTCGCCCGCAGGACTAA
- a CDS encoding hemolysin family protein, whose product MDSTVLDTTFNLFLVVFLVFLNGFFVAAEFAMVKIRESRIQQLVMEGNKRALVAQKLVSNLDAYLSACQLGITLASLGLGWIGEPAIAHLIEGPLSQIGVPAIAIHTVAFIIAFAIITFLHIVLGELAPKSIAIQKSEGTVLNIATPLIWFHKIMYPFIWVLNGTANWLLKLIGLEPASEAEAAHTEDEIRILVSQSHRSGLIDQTEKVLFENVFDFASRIARDIMVPRIDIVAVSVDDTLEEILAKVEEEQLTRYPVIDGDKDNIIGFLNLKDLFIKFKRGEQFELRRMLRKVTFISESTEISSVMKQMQKNRSQLAIVVDEYGGTAGMITMEDIIEELVGEIQDEYDNEQPPIVYLPEQGYSVEGRLILEEVQDLLGTKIEHEEVDTLSGLIYTLLGKEPKVGDTVQYEGFEFKIEKMESHRIVRVKICPIQEATS is encoded by the coding sequence TTGGACAGTACAGTCTTAGACACGACCTTTAATCTGTTTCTTGTAGTGTTTCTTGTGTTTCTCAATGGATTTTTCGTAGCTGCTGAGTTTGCGATGGTCAAAATCCGGGAGAGCCGGATCCAGCAGTTGGTGATGGAAGGCAACAAGCGCGCGCTGGTGGCGCAGAAGCTGGTATCGAATCTCGATGCCTATCTGTCCGCCTGCCAACTCGGGATCACGCTGGCCTCGCTGGGTCTCGGCTGGATCGGGGAGCCGGCGATCGCGCACCTGATCGAAGGACCGTTGTCGCAGATCGGGGTACCGGCGATCGCCATTCACACCGTCGCGTTTATCATCGCGTTTGCGATCATCACCTTCCTGCACATCGTGCTCGGGGAGCTCGCGCCAAAATCTATTGCGATTCAGAAATCGGAAGGAACGGTTTTAAATATTGCGACACCGCTGATCTGGTTTCATAAGATCATGTACCCGTTCATCTGGGTGCTGAACGGGACGGCCAACTGGCTGCTCAAGCTGATCGGCCTCGAACCGGCTTCGGAGGCGGAAGCGGCGCATACGGAAGATGAGATCCGCATTCTCGTCTCGCAGTCCCACCGCAGCGGCTTGATCGACCAGACGGAGAAAGTCCTGTTTGAAAACGTGTTCGACTTCGCCTCGCGCATCGCCCGCGACATCATGGTGCCGCGCATCGACATCGTGGCGGTCAGCGTCGATGACACGCTGGAAGAGATCTTGGCGAAGGTCGAAGAGGAACAGTTGACCCGCTACCCGGTCATCGACGGGGACAAGGACAACATCATCGGCTTCCTCAACCTGAAAGACCTGTTCATCAAATTCAAGCGCGGCGAGCAGTTCGAGCTGCGCCGCATGCTGCGCAAAGTCACCTTCATCTCCGAATCGACGGAGATCTCAAGCGTGATGAAGCAGATGCAGAAGAACAGATCGCAGCTCGCCATCGTCGTCGACGAATACGGCGGCACGGCCGGGATGATCACGATGGAAGACATCATCGAAGAGCTGGTCGGCGAGATTCAGGATGAGTACGACAACGAGCAGCCGCCGATCGTCTACCTGCCGGAGCAAGGCTACTCCGTCGAAGGGCGCCTGATCCTCGAAGAAGTCCAGGACCTGCTCGGCACGAAGATCGAGCACGAAGAAGTCGACACGCTGAGCGGCCTGATCTACACCCTGCTCGGCAAAGAGCCGAAAGTCGGCGACACCGTGCAGTACGAAGGCTTCGAGTTCAAAATTGAAAAGATGGAATCGCACCGCATCGTGCGTGTGAAAATCTGTCCAATTCAGGAAGCGACCTCATAA
- a CDS encoding protein kinase, whose amino-acid sequence MRRLKAWWQGVYARLVDRPYAAGTVIHGRYTIEAVLGMGSYGITYLCRDAEANRRCVLKQVRPSKLGSNKGQPLYDYEIKVLQALDHPQIPKLLDRFTHERQLFFAMEHVSGRNLEDLIFDEGRTMCEPEALQVILELLDIVDYLHRKRLVHRDIRIPNVILQNGRLHLIDFGLARYLGDPATYIEEDLGAYVWEKQVKREVAFKSDYWGLGHFLLFLLYTTFTASEQADEQATWEEELDLHPATQRLIRRLIQIDPPYENSAELRSDLQAARSLSSKVHNSDSKIRYNKTI is encoded by the coding sequence ATGCGAAGACTGAAAGCATGGTGGCAAGGCGTCTATGCGCGGCTGGTCGACCGCCCGTATGCGGCGGGCACGGTGATTCACGGGCGCTATACGATCGAAGCGGTGCTCGGCATGGGCAGCTACGGCATCACCTATCTCTGCCGGGATGCCGAGGCGAACAGACGCTGCGTGCTGAAACAGGTGCGCCCAAGCAAGCTCGGCAGCAACAAGGGGCAGCCTCTGTACGACTATGAGATCAAGGTGCTGCAAGCGCTCGACCACCCGCAGATCCCCAAGCTGCTCGACCGCTTCACACACGAACGGCAGCTTTTTTTCGCGATGGAACATGTGAGCGGACGCAATCTGGAAGACCTGATCTTTGACGAAGGGCGCACGATGTGCGAGCCGGAGGCGCTGCAGGTGATCCTGGAGCTGCTCGACATCGTCGACTATCTGCACCGAAAGCGACTGGTGCACCGCGACATCCGGATTCCGAATGTCATCTTGCAAAACGGCCGCCTGCATCTGATCGACTTCGGCCTCGCCCGCTATCTCGGCGACCCGGCCACCTACATCGAAGAAGATCTCGGCGCGTATGTATGGGAAAAACAAGTCAAGCGCGAAGTGGCGTTCAAAAGCGACTATTGGGGCCTCGGACACTTTTTGCTGTTCCTGCTCTACACGACGTTTACCGCCTCCGAACAAGCGGATGAGCAAGCGACGTGGGAAGAGGAGCTCGACTTGCACCCGGCGACGCAACGGCTGATTCGGCGCCTGATTCAAATCGATCCACCTTATGAAAACAGCGCGGAGCTGCGCAGCGATTTGCAAGCTGCCCGCTCCCTGTCATCTAAAGTTCACAATTCAGATAGCAAAATACGATATAATAAAACTATCTGA
- a CDS encoding glutathionylspermidine synthase family protein, whose amino-acid sequence MDYEAHRKQIYQPLQAEGVFTWDWMYGEEYALAGLHLISAELRQELAEATERLGAIFTKMVGVIQQGGDELLLELGIPPETFDAVRVTMPVPHATVVGRFDFAPTKDGLKMLELNADTPTGIVEAFHVNGRVCAHYGAQDPNAGAAEQFAAAFGEVMAAYAREGRPTERIWFAALDWHEEDAGTTKYLLEKSGLAGKFVALADLRVLDDVLYVLEGEEMVPVDVWYRLHALEKLVEDRDEDGYPTGEHVLRLIAEGRVAIINPPSGFLAQTKALQALIWNLHEQGQFFTAEEHAAIAKYMLPTYLENRFLGQKAFVAKPIFGREGGAVSLFAADGQPIEQDGEEFYWEQPMIYQELVEMETVEVETLKGPYRGHLLWGSFWIGGRASAINARIGGRITGNLSYFLPVGIKE is encoded by the coding sequence ATGGACTACGAAGCACACCGCAAGCAGATCTATCAGCCTTTACAAGCGGAAGGCGTGTTTACCTGGGACTGGATGTACGGCGAAGAATACGCGCTGGCCGGCCTGCACCTGATCTCCGCCGAACTGCGGCAGGAGCTGGCGGAGGCGACGGAGCGGCTCGGGGCGATTTTTACGAAAATGGTCGGCGTGATTCAGCAAGGCGGCGATGAGCTGCTGCTGGAGCTGGGCATTCCGCCGGAAACGTTCGATGCGGTGCGGGTGACGATGCCGGTGCCCCATGCGACGGTGGTCGGGCGGTTTGATTTTGCGCCGACGAAAGACGGACTGAAGATGCTGGAGCTGAACGCTGACACGCCGACGGGGATCGTCGAAGCGTTTCACGTCAACGGGCGGGTCTGTGCCCATTACGGGGCGCAAGATCCGAATGCAGGCGCGGCGGAACAGTTCGCTGCAGCGTTTGGCGAGGTGATGGCGGCGTATGCACGGGAAGGGCGGCCGACGGAGCGAATCTGGTTTGCGGCGCTGGACTGGCATGAGGAAGACGCCGGGACGACGAAGTATTTGTTAGAAAAGTCTGGCCTGGCAGGAAAATTTGTCGCGCTGGCCGATCTGCGCGTGCTGGATGACGTCTTGTACGTTTTGGAAGGCGAGGAGATGGTGCCGGTCGATGTTTGGTATCGCTTGCATGCGCTGGAGAAGCTGGTCGAGGATCGCGATGAAGACGGCTACCCGACGGGGGAGCATGTGCTGCGGCTGATCGCGGAGGGGCGCGTGGCAATTATCAATCCGCCGTCCGGGTTTCTCGCGCAGACCAAGGCGCTGCAGGCGCTGATCTGGAACCTGCATGAGCAGGGGCAGTTTTTCACCGCCGAAGAGCATGCGGCGATTGCGAAGTATATGTTGCCTACGTATCTGGAGAATCGCTTTCTGGGCCAAAAGGCGTTTGTCGCCAAGCCGATCTTCGGTCGCGAAGGCGGCGCGGTGTCGCTGTTTGCTGCCGACGGGCAGCCGATTGAACAAGATGGGGAAGAGTTCTATTGGGAGCAGCCGATGATCTATCAGGAGCTGGTCGAGATGGAGACGGTCGAAGTCGAGACGCTGAAAGGCCCGTATCGGGGGCATCTGCTCTGGGGTTCATTTTGGATCGGCGGGCGGGCGTCGGCGATCAATGCAAGAATCGGCGGGCGAATCACAGGGAATTTATCGTACTTTTTGCCCGTAGGCATAAAAGAGTAG
- a CDS encoding DUF350 domain-containing protein — protein MSQWEGILNFLIYLAVALPILGFGLFVFMITTPYKESKLIAEGADADEPRKVNAAKAAAHDLGGKVIGLAIVLASAVFHSLSLVDLVIWGVLGTVFQVAVFYLFELVTPFKVVAEIPKGNVSVGIFTSRLSIASGILMAALISY, from the coding sequence ATGTCGCAGTGGGAAGGCATTTTGAACTTTTTGATCTATTTGGCGGTGGCGTTGCCGATTCTGGGCTTTGGATTGTTCGTGTTTATGATCACGACGCCGTACAAGGAATCCAAGCTGATTGCGGAGGGGGCCGATGCGGATGAACCGCGCAAGGTGAACGCAGCGAAAGCGGCGGCGCACGATCTGGGCGGCAAGGTGATCGGTCTGGCGATCGTGCTGGCTTCGGCCGTCTTCCATTCGCTCTCGCTGGTCGATCTGGTGATCTGGGGGGTGCTGGGCACGGTGTTCCAGGTGGCGGTGTTCTACCTGTTTGAGCTGGTGACGCCGTTTAAAGTGGTCGCGGAGATTCCGAAGGGCAACGTGTCGGTCGGGATCTTTACGTCCCGGTTGAGCATTGCGTCGGGGATTTTGATGGCGGCGCTGATTTCGTATTAA
- the mscL gene encoding large conductance mechanosensitive channel protein MscL, producing the protein MKRTYKCTHFQLRKEPIPIFLKEFREFATRGNIFDLAIGVVIGAAFGKIVTSFTNDILMPPIGLLLGKVDFSNLYINLSSTDYASLAEAQKAGAPTINYGLFINNVLDFLIIAFAIFLVVRQINKLKRKKDAPAADPTTKDCPFCLENIPLKATRCSHCTSQLEA; encoded by the coding sequence ATGAAAAGAACTTACAAATGCACTCATTTCCAGCTACGAAAGGAGCCGATTCCCATTTTCCTCAAAGAATTCCGCGAGTTCGCCACCAGAGGCAACATTTTCGACCTGGCCATCGGTGTGGTGATCGGGGCTGCATTCGGCAAGATCGTCACCTCGTTCACCAACGACATCCTCATGCCGCCGATCGGGCTGCTGCTCGGCAAAGTCGACTTTTCCAACCTGTACATCAACCTGTCGTCGACCGACTACGCCTCCCTCGCCGAGGCGCAAAAAGCGGGCGCGCCGACGATCAACTACGGGCTGTTCATCAACAACGTGCTCGACTTCCTGATCATCGCCTTCGCGATCTTCCTCGTCGTCCGCCAGATCAACAAGCTCAAGCGCAAAAAGGACGCCCCGGCAGCCGACCCGACGACCAAAGACTGCCCGTTCTGCCTCGAGAACATCCCGCTCAAAGCCACCCGCTGCAGCCACTGCACCTCCCAGCTCGAAGCGTAA
- the pxpB gene encoding 5-oxoprolinase subunit PxpB: MEREIRYAYELYPLGDTAIVVKLGAEIDRRTHERVQVLTRALEAQAFPWLVEVVPSFVAVTVYYDALCVAGTGGVYEQVCGEVERVLASLSGSGAFLPKVVEVPVCYGGAMGPDLAFVAAVNGLTEEEVVRMHTGGEYLVHMIGFAPGFPYLGGMPKEIGAPRREVPRLVIPAGSVGIAGEQTGVYPLATPGGWQLIGRTPLQLFQPEREIPSLLQAGDAVRFRAITEAEFAAWEVEGR, from the coding sequence GTGGAACGGGAGATCAGGTATGCGTATGAACTCTATCCGCTCGGCGATACAGCAATAGTTGTGAAGCTGGGCGCTGAGATCGACAGGAGGACGCATGAGCGGGTGCAGGTGCTGACGCGGGCGCTTGAGGCGCAGGCGTTTCCGTGGCTGGTGGAAGTGGTGCCGTCGTTTGTGGCGGTGACGGTGTATTATGATGCGCTGTGCGTTGCGGGGACGGGTGGCGTGTATGAGCAGGTGTGCGGTGAGGTAGAACGGGTCTTGGCATCGCTGTCTGGAAGCGGGGCTTTTCTGCCCAAAGTGGTCGAGGTTCCCGTCTGCTATGGCGGAGCGATGGGGCCGGATCTGGCGTTTGTGGCGGCTGTGAACGGGCTGACAGAAGAGGAGGTGGTGCGGATGCACACGGGGGGCGAGTATTTGGTGCATATGATCGGGTTCGCGCCGGGGTTTCCTTATCTGGGCGGGATGCCCAAGGAGATCGGGGCACCGCGGCGCGAGGTGCCGAGGCTGGTGATTCCGGCCGGCAGCGTGGGGATCGCCGGCGAGCAGACGGGCGTGTATCCGCTGGCGACGCCGGGCGGCTGGCAGCTGATCGGGCGGACGCCGCTACAGCTGTTTCAGCCGGAGCGGGAGATCCCGAGCTTGCTGCAGGCCGGGGATGCGGTGCGCTTTCGGGCGATCACAGAAGCGGAGTTTGCTGCCTGGGAGGTGGAGGGCCGGTGA
- a CDS encoding biotin-dependent carboxyltransferase family protein translates to MSLEVQKAGLLTTVQDLGRHGYQKQGVAVGGAMDAFALRVANLLVGNAEGVAGLEVTLAGPRLVFQQDVLVAVCGGEFAPKVDGVDIPSWQPVWVQAGCVLELQRAVAGCRAYLAVAGGVDVPEVMGSRSTFLRAGLGGTAGRALREGDVLAVGEVSLQQKARMAKLRARADGAAFAAEPIFPSPGLLPAYAEHPVVRVLRGREYEWFDAASRERLWQAEFAVSPQSDRMGYRLQGEALTLSQAHEMISEAVTMGTVQVPADGQPIVLMADRQTTGGYPRIAQVITVDLPVLAQVKPGAKVRFQEVTLEEAHGALLRRERELVQFRTAVELRDSNSS, encoded by the coding sequence GTGAGTTTGGAGGTGCAGAAAGCCGGACTTTTGACGACGGTGCAAGACTTGGGGCGGCATGGGTATCAAAAGCAGGGCGTGGCGGTCGGCGGCGCGATGGATGCGTTTGCGCTGCGGGTGGCGAACCTGCTGGTCGGCAACGCGGAAGGGGTCGCCGGGCTGGAGGTGACGCTGGCCGGGCCGAGGCTCGTGTTTCAGCAGGATGTGTTGGTCGCGGTATGCGGAGGTGAGTTTGCCCCCAAGGTGGACGGCGTGGACATACCGTCTTGGCAGCCGGTCTGGGTGCAGGCGGGTTGCGTCTTGGAGCTCCAACGCGCCGTGGCCGGGTGCCGGGCGTATCTGGCCGTCGCAGGCGGCGTGGATGTGCCGGAAGTGATGGGCAGCCGGAGCACTTTTTTGCGGGCCGGTCTGGGCGGTACTGCCGGACGGGCGCTGCGGGAAGGGGATGTGCTGGCAGTGGGCGAGGTTAGCCTGCAGCAGAAGGCGCGGATGGCAAAGCTGCGGGCTCGTGCAGACGGGGCGGCGTTTGCGGCCGAGCCGATTTTTCCGTCGCCGGGGCTGTTGCCTGCCTACGCGGAGCACCCGGTGGTGCGCGTGCTGCGGGGACGGGAGTATGAGTGGTTTGACGCGGCGAGCCGGGAGCGGTTGTGGCAGGCGGAGTTTGCCGTTTCGCCGCAGTCGGACCGCATGGGCTACCGCTTGCAGGGAGAGGCATTAACGCTGTCTCAGGCGCACGAGATGATCTCTGAAGCGGTGACGATGGGCACCGTGCAGGTGCCTGCTGATGGTCAGCCGATCGTGCTGATGGCCGACCGCCAGACCACAGGCGGCTATCCGCGCATCGCGCAGGTGATCACGGTGGATCTGCCCGTATTGGCCCAAGTGAAGCCGGGTGCGAAAGTGCGGTTCCAGGAAGTGACGCTGGAGGAGGCGCATGGTGCCCTTTTGCGTCGTGAGCGGGAATTGGTGCAGTTTCGAACTGCAGTTGAACTGCGCGATTCAAACAGCTCTTAA
- a CDS encoding 5-oxoprolinase subunit PxpA yields the protein MLSLRVDLNCDMGESFGAYELGRDEEILAYVTSANIACGFHAGDPSVMRKTVQMALEKGVAIGAHPGLPDLVGFGRRNMAISPQEAYDLTVYQIGALQAFVQAAGGTLQHVKPHGALYNMAAQDAGLSLAIAEAVYRVDPALILYGLSGSQLVLAGEQIGLRTAHEIFADRTYQPDGTLTPRTAPGALIDDPATAAAQVIRMVRDGTVRADTVCIHGDGHHALAFAGEIRKQLQEQNIVVTAAGKAL from the coding sequence ATGTTGAGTTTGCGAGTGGATTTGAACTGTGACATGGGCGAGAGTTTTGGGGCTTACGAACTGGGGCGTGATGAGGAGATTTTGGCGTATGTGACATCGGCGAATATCGCCTGCGGATTCCATGCCGGCGACCCGTCGGTGATGCGCAAAACGGTGCAGATGGCGCTGGAGAAGGGCGTCGCGATCGGCGCACACCCCGGCCTGCCCGACCTGGTCGGCTTCGGGCGGCGCAACATGGCGATCTCGCCGCAGGAGGCGTACGACCTGACCGTGTACCAGATCGGAGCGTTGCAAGCGTTTGTGCAGGCGGCAGGCGGTACCCTGCAGCATGTAAAACCGCACGGTGCTTTGTACAACATGGCGGCACAGGACGCCGGGCTCTCCTTGGCCATCGCCGAAGCGGTGTATCGCGTGGACCCGGCACTGATCCTGTACGGTCTCTCCGGCAGCCAGCTCGTGCTGGCGGGCGAGCAGATCGGCCTGCGCACCGCCCACGAAATCTTCGCCGACCGCACCTACCAGCCGGACGGCACCCTGACCCCGCGCACCGCCCCCGGCGCCCTGATCGACGACCCGGCCACCGCGGCCGCCCAAGTCATCCGCATGGTGCGCGACGGCACAGTCCGTGCCGACACCGTCTGCATCCACGGCGACGGGCATCATGCGCTGGCGTTCGCAGGGGAGATTCGGAAACAGCTTCAAGAGCAAAACATTGTGGTCACGGCAGCAGGGAAAGCATTGTAA
- a CDS encoding type II toxin-antitoxin system HicB family antitoxin produces MNLNVWESVQHVHHKRNTRLYVTDGEPLMAKYQVIVTQDEDGMYVVECPTIPGCVSEGKTVEAALANIKEAIQACLETRRELGMPLTVDVYEVEV; encoded by the coding sequence ATGAACCTGAATGTCTGGGAATCTGTGCAACATGTGCATCATAAACGTAACACAAGACTCTATGTTACGGATGGTGAGCCGCTCATGGCCAAATATCAGGTGATCGTCACGCAAGATGAAGACGGGATGTATGTCGTGGAATGTCCTACGATTCCGGGATGTGTCTCAGAAGGGAAAACGGTTGAAGCCGCGCTGGCCAACATCAAGGAGGCGATCCAGGCCTGCCTCGAGACCCGCCGCGAGCTCGGTATGCCCTTGACCGTGGATGTGTATGAAGTGGAGGTATAA
- a CDS encoding type II toxin-antitoxin system HicA family toxin, with protein MPPIPRIPASLAVKAFQKAGWVVARIKGSHHILIKPGSPLTLSIPDHGKETVGLGLLKRQISNAGLTVEEFIALLDEL; from the coding sequence GTGCCTCCCATTCCACGCATCCCTGCATCGCTTGCTGTTAAAGCCTTTCAAAAAGCGGGCTGGGTTGTCGCCCGCATCAAAGGATCGCACCACATTCTGATCAAACCGGGCAGCCCTCTTACTTTATCCATCCCGGACCACGGGAAGGAAACGGTTGGTCTGGGTCTGCTCAAAAGGCAGATCAGCAATGCCGGTTTGACAGTTGAGGAGTTCATCGCGCTGCTCGATGAGCTGTAA